Proteins from a single region of Ailuropoda melanoleuca isolate Jingjing chromosome 15, ASM200744v2, whole genome shotgun sequence:
- the TCF20 gene encoding transcription factor 20 isoform X2 translates to MQSFREQSSYHGDQQSYPQEVHGSSRIEEFSPRQAQMFQNFGGAGGSSGGSGGSSGSGRRGTATTAAMASETSGHQGYQGFRKEAGDFYYMTGSKDPVTTGTPQPPQRRPSGPVQSYGPPQGSSFGNQYGSEGHVGQFQAQHSALGGVSHYQQDYTGPFSPGSAQYQQQASSQQQQQQVQQLRQQLYQSHQPLPQTTGQPASGSSHLQPMQRTSTLPSSATGYQLRVGQFGQHYQSSAASSSSSFPSPQRFSQSGQSYDGSYSVNAGSQYEGHSVGSNAQAYGTQSNYSYQPQSMKSFEQAKMPQGTQQGQQQAQPPAQPPQQHAPQHVMQYSNAAGKLPLQAQVGQYSQPEVPVRSPMQFHQNFSPISNPSPAASVVQSPSCSSTPSPLMQSGENLQCGQGSVPMGSRNRILQLMPQLSPTPSMMPSPNSHAAGFKGFGLEGVPEKRLTDPGLSSLSALSTQVANLPNTVQHMLLSDALTPQKKNAKRPSSSSKKADSCTNSEGSSQPEEQLKSPMAESLDGGCSSSSEDQGERVRQLSGQSTSSDTTYKGGASEKAGSSPAQGTQNEAPRLNASPAAREEAASPGAKDTPLSSEGNPKVNEKTVGVIVSREAMTGRVEKPGGQDKGSQEDDPAAPQRPPSAGGAKETGHPSVPQPEPPGGGSKGSKNVDNNSNHNGEGNGQGGHSAVGPSFIGRSEPSKSPGSLRYSYKDSFGSAVPRNVSGFPQYPTGQDKGDFTGHGERKGRNEKFPSLLQEVLQGYHHHPDRRYSRGTQEHQGVAAGLEGATRPNVLVSQTNELASRGLLNKSIGSLLENPHWGPWERKSSGTAPEMKQINLADYPIPRKFEIEPQSSAHEPGGSLSERRSVICDISPLRQIVRDPGAHSLGHMGADTRLGRSERLNPSLSQSVILPGGLVSMETKLKSQSGQIKEEDFEQSKSQASFNNKKSGDHCHPASIKHESYRGNASPGAAHDSISDYGPQDSRPTPMRRVPGRVGGREGMRGRSPSQYHDFSEKLKMSPGRSRGPGGDPHHMNPHMTFSERANRSSLHAPFSPNSESLASAYHTNTRAHAYGDPNAGLNSQLHYKRQMYQQQQEEYKDWSSSSAQGVIAAAQHRQEGPRKSPRQQQFLDRVRSPLKNDKDGMMYGPPMGTYHDPSGQEGGRCLMSSDGLSNKGIELKHGSQKLQQESCWDLSRQTSPAKSSGPPGMSSQKRYGPPHEADGHGLADTSQSSKPSNVMLRLPGQEDHSSQNPLIMRRRVRSFISPIPSKRQSQDVKNSNTEDKGRLLHPPKEGADRAFNSYAHLSHGQDVKSVPKRESSKDLSSPDSRNCPAVTLTSPAKTKILPPRKGRGLKLEAIVQKITSPNIRRSASSNSAEAGGDTVTLDDILSLKSGPPEGGSVAVQDAEMEKRKGELVSDLVCPTSQELSIEKPLPRSSEEWRGSGDDKVKTETHPDTVTAGKDPPGTMTSATSQKPGSNQGRPDGSLGGTAPLIFSDSKNVPPAGVSAPEANPKAEEKENDTVTISPKQEGFPPKGYFPSGKKKGRPIGSVNKQKKQQPPPPPPQPPQIPEASADGEPKPKKQRQRRERRKPGAQPRKRKTKQAVPIVEPQEPEIKLKYATQPLDKTDAKNKSFFPYIHVVNKCELGAVCTIINAEEEEQTKLVRGRKGQRSLTPPPSSTESKALPASSFMLQGPVVTESSVMGHLVCCLCGKWASYRNMGDLFGPFYPQDYAATLPKNPPPKRATEMQSKVKVRHKSASNGSKTDTEEEDEQQQQKEQRSLAAHPRFKRRHRSEDCGGGPRSLSRGLPCKKATAEGSSEKTALDPKPSVPTTSEGGPELELQIPELPLDSNEFWVHEGCILWANGIYLVCGRLYGLQEALEIAREMKCSHCQEAGATLGCYNKGCSFRYHYPCAIDADCLLHEENFSVRCPKHKPPLPFPLPPLQNKTAKGSLSTEQSERG, encoded by the coding sequence ATGCAGTCCTTCCGGGAGCAAAGCAGTTACCACGGAGACCAGCAGAGCTACCCGCAGGAGGTACACGGCTCGTCCCGGATAGAAGAGTTCAGCCCGCGTCAAGCCCAGATGTTCCAGAATTTTGGGGGCGCAGGCGGCAGCAGtggcggcagcggcggcagcaGTGGCAGTGGCCGACGAGGAACGGCGACTACAGCAGCGATGGCTAGTGAAACCTCTGGCCATCAGGGCTACCAGGGTTTCAGGAAAGAGGCCGGAGACTTTTACTACATGACAGGCAGCAAAGACCCCGTGACGACAGGAACCCCGCAGCCGCCTCAGCGAAGGCCTTCGGGGCCCGTGCAGAGCTACGGACCCCCCCAGGGGAGCAGCTTCGGCAATCAGTATGGGAGCGAGGGGCACGTGGGCCAGTTTCAAGCACAGCACTCTGCTCTGGGCGGTGTGTCTCATTATCAGCAGGATTACACGGGGCCCTTCTCTCCAGGGAGTGCTCAGTACCAACAGCAGGCTtccagccagcagcagcagcagcaggtccAGCAGTTGAGGCAGCAGCTCTACCAGTCCCATCAGCCTCTGCCACAAACCACTGGCCAGCCAGCGTCTGGTTCATCCCATCTGCAGCCAATGCAGCGGACCTCAACGCTGCCGTCCTCTGCTACTGGCTACCAGCTGAGAGTGGGTCAGTTCGGCCAGCACTACCAGTCctccgccgcctcctcctcctcctccttcccttccccgcAGCGTTTCAGCCAGTCTGGCCAGAGCTACGATGGCAGTTACAGTGTGAATGCTGGCTCCCAGTATGAGGGACACAGCGTGGGTTCTAACGCACAGGCTTACGGAACACAGTCCAATTACAGCTATCAGCCTCAGTCTATGAAAAGTTTCGAACAGGCCAAGATGCCCCAAGGGAcgcagcaggggcagcagcaggcgcaGCCTCCGGCCCAGCCGCCGCAGCAGCACGCCCCTCAGCATGTGATGCAGTACAGCAACGCTGCCGGCAAGCTGCCCCTGCAGGCCCAGGTGGGGCAGTACAGCCAGCCGGAGGTGCCCGTGAGGTCCCCCATGCAGTTCCACCAGAACTTCAGCCCCATCTCGAACCCTTCCCCAGCGGCCTCTGTGGTTCAGTCTCCGAGCTGTAGCTCCACCCCATCTCCTCTGATGCAGAGTGGGGAGAACCTCCAGTGTGGGCAGGGCAGTGTGCCCATGGGttccagaaacagaattttaCAGTTAATGCCCCAGCTCAGCCCGACCCCCTCAATGATGCCCAGTCCTAATTCTCATGCTGCAGGCTTCAAAGGGTTTGGACTAGAAGGAGTGCCGGAAAAGCGACTGACAGATCCCGGGCTGAGTAGTTTGAGCGCCCTGAGTACTCAAGTGGCCAATCTTCCTAATACTGTGCAGCACATGCTCCTTTCTGATGCCCTGACACCTCAGAAGAAGAACGCCAAGAGGCCCTCCTCCTCTTCAAAGAAAGCAGACAGCTGCACAAACTCCGAAGGCTCCTCGCAGCCTGAAGAACAGCTGAAGTCCCCCATGGCCGAGTCGCTGGACGGAGGCTGCTCCAGCAGCTCCGAGGATCAGGGCGAGCGTGTGAGGCAGTTAAGTGGCCAGAGCACCAGCTCCGACACCACCTATAAGGGCGGAGCCTCTGAGAAGGCGGGCTCCTCACCGGCACAAGGCACTCAGAACGAAGCCCCCAGACTCAATGCCAGTCCTGCGGCCAGAGAAGAGGCTGCCTCGCCCGGTGCTAAGGACACTCCGCTGTCGTCCGAGGGCAACCCCAAAGTCAATGAGAAGACAGTTGGGGTGATTGTCTCCCGGGAAGCCATGACAGGTCGGGTAGAAAAGCCTGGTGGACAAGATAAAGGCTCCCAAGAGGATGATCCCGCAGCCCCCCAGAGGCCACCCAGCGCCGGAGGGGCCAAGGAAACCGGTCACCCCTCAGTCCCACAGCCAGAGCCCCCAGGGGGAGGgagcaaaggaagcaagaatgtAGATAATAACTCCAACCACAATGGAGAGGGAAACGGCCAGGGTGGGCACTCCGCGGTGGGCCCCAGTTTCATAGGCAGGAGTGAGCCCAGCAAATCTCCTGGAAGCCTGCGCTATAGTTACAAAGATAGTTTCGGGTCAGCCGTGCCAAGAAATGTCAGTGGCTTTCCTCAGTATCCTACAGGACAAGATAAGGGGGATTTCACTGGCCACGGGGAGCGAAAGGGGAGAAATGAGAAGTTCCCCAGCCTCCTGCAGGAAGTGCTTCAGGGTTACCACCACCACCCTGACAGGAGATACTCTAGGGGCACTCAGGAGCATCAGGGCGTGGCTGCGGGCCTGGAAGGAGCCACGCGGCCTAATGTCTTAGTCAGTCAGACCAATGAGTTAGCTAGCAGGGGCCTTTTGAACAAAAGCATCGGGTCCCTATTAGAAAACCCACACTGGGGGCCTTGGGAAAGGAAGTCAAGCGGCACGGCTCCCGAAATGAAACAGATCAATTTGGCTGACTACCCGATTCCCAGAAAGTTTGAAATAGAGCCTCAGTCATCGGCCCATGAGCCCGGGGGTTCCCTCTCTGAAAGAAGATCAGTGATCTGTGATATTTCTCCACTAAGACAGATTGTCAGGGACCCAGGGGCTCACTCACTGGGACACATGGGTGCTGACACCAGACTTGGGAGGAGTGAACGGCTCAATCCAAGTTTAAGTCAGTCGGTCATTCTTCCAGGTGGGTTGGTATCCatggaaacaaaactgaaatctCAGAGTGGGCAGATAAAGGAGGAAGACTTTGAACAATCCAAATCCCAAGCTAGTTTCAACAACAAGAAATCCGGAGACCACTGCCATCCTGCTAGCATCAAGCACGAGTCTTACCGAGGCAATGCTAGCCCTGGAGCAGCCCACGATTCCATCTCGGACTATGGCCCCCAAGACAGCAGACCCACACCAATGCGGCGGGTCCCTGGCAGAGTCGGTGGTCGGGAGGGCATGAGGGGTCGGTCCCCTTCGCAGTATCATGACTTCTCAGAAAAACTGAAGATGTCtcctgggagaagcagaggcccaGGGGGAGACCCTCATCACATGAACCCACACATGACCTTTTCAGAGAGGGCCAACCGGAGTTCTTTACACGCTCCTTTCTCTCCCAACTCAGAAAGCCTGGCCTCTGCTTACCACACAAACACTCGGGCTCATGCTTATGGGGACCCCAATGCAGGTTTGAATTCTCAGCTCCATTATAAGAGACAGATGTACCAACAGCAACAAGAGGAATATAAAGACTGGAGCAGCAGTTCTGCTCAGGGAGTGATCGCCGCAGCACAGCACAGGCAGGAGGGACCACGGAAGAGCCCAAGGCAGCAGCAGTTTCTTGACAGAGTGCGGAGCCCTCTGAAAAACGACAAAGATGGTATGATGTATGGCCCACCCATGGGGACTTACCATGACCCCAGCGGTCAGGAAGGGGGGCGCTGCCTCATGTCCAGTGATGGTCTGTCTAACAAAGGCATCGAATTGAAGCATGGCTCTCAGAAGTTACAACAGGAATCTTGTTGGGATCTTTCCCGGCAGACTTCTCCAGCCAAAAGCAGCGGTCCTCCGGGAATGTCCAGTCAGAAGAGGTATGGGCCGCCCCACGAGGCCGACGGACACGGGCTCGCCGACACGTCACAATCATCCAAACCCAGTAACGTCATGCTCAGGCTTCCAGGCCAAGAGGATCATTCCTCTCAAAACCCCCTAATCATGCGAAGGCGGGTGCGTTCCTTTATCTCTCCCATTCCCAGCAAGAGGCAGTCACAAGATGTGAAGAACAGTAACACCGAAGATAAAGGGCGCCTCCTTCACCCACCAAAAGAAGGCGCCGATAGAGCATTCAATTCCTATGCGCATCTTTCTCACGGTCAGGATGTCAAATCTGTCCCTAAGAGAGAATCCTCCAAGGACCTTTCAAGTCCAGATAGTAGAAACTGCCCTGCTGTTACCCTCACAAGTCCTGCTAAGACCAAAATACTGCCTCCCCGGAAGGGCCGGGGGTTGAAATTGGAAGCTATTGTTCAGAAGATCACGTCCCCAAATATTAGGAGGAGTGCATCCTCGAACAGTGCGGAGGCCGGGGGAGACACGGTTACTCTCGATGACATACTGTCTTTGAAGAGCGGCCCTCCCGAAGGTGGGAGCGTTGCTGTTCAGGATGCcgagatggagaagagaaaaggtgaGCTGGTATCTGACCTAGTCTGTCCAACAAGCCAGGAGTTGAGCATAGAAAAGCCCCTGCCACGGTCTTCAGAGGAGTGGCGTGGCAGTGGGGACGACAAAGTGAAGACCGAGACACACCCAGACACGGTCACTGCTGGAAAGGACCCCCCTGGTACCATGACATCTGCGACCTCACAGAAGCCTGGCAGTAACCAGGGGAGACCAGATGGTTCCCTTGGTGGGACTGCACCTTTAATCTTTTCTGACTCAAAGAATGTACCTCCAGCGGGCGTGTCGGCCCCTGAGGCAAACCCCAAggctgaagagaaagagaacgaTACAGTGACGATTTCCCCCAAACAAGAGGGCTTCCCCCCGAAGGGGTACTTCCcatcaggaaagaagaaggggagaCCCATTGGTAGTGTGaacaagcaaaagaaacagcAGCCACCGCCTCCACCCCCTCAGCCCCCTCAGATACCAGAAGCTTCTGCAGATGGAGAGCCAAAGCCAAAAAAGCAGAGGCAAAGGCGGGAGAGAAGGAAGCCTGGGGCACAGCCAAGGAAGCGGAAAACCAAACAAGCAGTTCCCATCGTGGAACCCCAAGAACCTGAGATCAAACTAAAGTATGCCACCCAGCCACTGGATAAAACTGATGCCAAGAACAAGTCTTTTTTCCCTTACATCCATGTAGTAAATAAGTGTGAACTTGGAGCCGTTTGTACAATCATCAATGCTGAAGAAGAAGAACAGACCAAATTGGTGAGGGGTCGGAAAGGTCAGCGGTCTCTGACCCCGCCACCCAGCAGCACTGAAAGCAAGGCGCTCCCAGCTTCATCCTTCATGCTGCAGGGCCCTGTTGTAACAGAGTCTTCtgttatggggcacctggtttGCTGTCTGTGTGGCAAGTGGGCCAGTTACCGGAACATGGGTGACCTCTTTGGACCCTTTTATCCTCAAGATTATGCAGCCACTCTCCCGAAGAACCCGCCTCCCAAGCGGGCCACGGAGATGCAGAGCAAAGTGAAGGTACGGCACAAAAGCGCTTCGAACGGCTCCAAGACGGACACTGAGGAGGAGGacgagcagcagcagcagaaggagcagaggagcctggccGCCCACCCCAGGTTTAAGCGGCGACACCGCTCGGAAGACTGCGGTGGAGGCCCTCGGTCCCTGTCCCGGGGGCTCCCCTGTAAGAAAGCCACCGCCGAGGGCAGCAGCGAAAAGACTGCTTTGGACCCAAAGCCCTCCGTGCCCACCACTTCAGAAGGTGGCCCCGAGCTGGAGTTACAAATCCCTGAACTACCTCTTGACAGCAATGAATTTTGGGTCCATGAGGGTTGTATTCTCTGGGCCAATGGAATCTACCTGGTCTGCGGCAGGCTCTACGGCCTGCAGGAGGCGCTGGAAATAGCCAGAGAGATG